The Thermogemmata fonticola sequence GGTTCTGGGTCCAGAACACGGCGTTGTTCACATCGCCGCGAGGAGTGCCAAGAGCGGCATAAAGGATGGGAACCTGTGGGCTGCCGCCCCCATTGCTGGGATCCGCATAAACCAGGGCGATGTCGGACCAGACGACATTCGTTTGCGGGAACATCATCCGGTAGTCGTCATCGGGACCGGGTGTGTTCGGAATCTTGGACTGGCCACTCTTGCCGTCAGCAATGCGATAGGCGCCATCCGTCGGAGGAACGGACTGCGGCGTTTCCTTGCTCGACCGCCAGGTGGAGCGTACGTTGGTCAGTAGGAACCAACTCCCCCCGCTGTAACGCCACACTCCCGCGTTCTCAGGCGTGCCGTTGACCGCCACGGCGACATACAGCACGGGATTGTCAACATCCCCCTGATTCGGATCGATGATGATCTTGGTGATCCCCTTGCCGTAGAAGAGCGGGTCCGTATTCGGAAAAACTTGCCAAGTCGCACCGCCATCTGTGGAGCGATAGATGCCGGTACCGTAGAAGGAATCCGGCGAATTATTCGCTTCACCGGTGCCGACGTAGATGTAGTTTGGATTGCGCGGGTCCAGAACAATATGCCCGATGAACATGGCGAAGCGGGGATCGCGCCCCTCTTGCACCGTGGTGACAGTTCCGGCGCTCGCCGTGAGTTGAGGAACGTCGTAGCCAGCAAGTGTACCACCGAAGGTGATGCGGAAGATGACGTTGCCCCCCTGGGTGCGGCGGGTGACCGTCACATTGCCTCCTTGGTCCGCAATTGAAGGCAGGGCGTTGAGGGCGGCTTGGACCTGAGCGGCCGTCGAACTTCCCGAAAGGGTTGGCGTAGTATCGGCTCCGAAAGTCAGCGTGAAGTTTTGGCTGCTCCCCACCGTGACTTCCTGGATTTCCGGGATGGCGTCGAAAATTTGCCGCCAGGTGCGTCCGCCATCGATGGTCTTCCACACGCCGCCGCCGGCTAAGGCCATGTAGATGATGTTGGAATCCCGCGGATCGACGGCGGTGGCGGTAACGCGGCCAATGACGTTGGAGTTACCTGGTGTGGGGCCATTGGTCACCGGAGCCGGGCCGATTTGGAACCATTGCACCGGCAGGTTGGGGACGACACTGGTGCCGCTCCCGTTGACCAAGAGGGGTTCGCCCGCTACGGTGAAGGACCCGGCCAGTTGCAGGGACGCCCCTTGGGCAATGACCGTTCCGCCGCCGCCGCGCCGGGTCTCGCTGATGCTGATGCTGCCGGGACCGGTGGTCACCGCTCCGCTCATGAGCGGCTGGTCGAAACCGCTGAGGCTGCCTCCGAGACTGACGCGGAAGACCCCCGGCGTCAGGGGAGCGACCGTGACCTGGCCGCCGACGGTGGGAGCACCGCCAATCGTGCTCAACGCATTCAAGGCCGCTTGGATCGCCGCCGCATCCGTCGGACCGTCCCCGCTATACAGGATCGGGCTGGTCGTTTGACCGTTGAATGTCAGGGTGAATTGGGTCGTCCCTGCGGTGGCCCCGGTGAGGGTGATGGTTTGCAGTTCCGGGTGTCCCGGCGTTCCGAGGGCGGAACCGCTGCCAATCGTCAGCACCCCTTGATTGATAGAGGTGGTGCCCCCGTAACTGTTGCTTCCCAGCAGATTGAGTACGCCGCCGCCGGTCAGCGTGATTCCGGCATCCGCATTGGGCTGTTCGCTGATGTCTCCTTGGATGGTCAGCCGGGCATTGGGTTCGACCTTGATCGTGACATCGGAGGCCAGCGTGACCGGGCCGCGCCACAGGTGATCCGCCGCTGTCAGCGGAACAGGGCCGAGCGGATCGGTCGCGGGAGACGTGCCCGTCAGAATGGTCAGCGTGGCGGCATTGAAGGTCGGATTGCCGGACCCGTGCAAGACCAAGTTCTTGCCCCAGATTCCCAAACCGTTGAGGACGCCGCCGTTCTGCTCGGTTAGCGAGTTGGCGATTTCCAGAGCCGCGCCGCTTTGCACGGTGACGGTGCCTGTTCCGGGAGCGCCCAAAGCCGTGTCATTCTGCACGAGCAGAACCCCTTCCGCAACCGTCACATCCCCGCGATAGGTGCCGGGCGACTGAATCACCAGGCGCTGCGAACCGAGCTTGAGGAGGCTGCCGATCGTGTTGCCGTTGTCCCACGTGTAGCCGGTCAGCCGCAACTGGGATTGCGGATTCGCCGGGGGTGGCAATTGCTCGACACCGATCCCCGCCGTGCCGTTGAGTCGGATAATCCCGCTCAGCGTGTTGACCCCCGTCAGGTTCAATACCGCGCCGTTTTGATCCAGCTTGTCATACGGATGGCTGATCCCGGAACCCGAAATGATGTAGTTGTGGTTCTCCGTCATGCCGCTGGCACCGCCCCGGATGTGCAGGGCCGCCCCGGAGGAAATCACCACATTTGGGCGCTGGGTGATCGGCAGAGTCGAACTAAACTGGCCGAGAGAGTTGGAGTTTTGGATCGTGATCCAACCGTCCTGGATGTTCGTATCCCCGGAATAGCTGTTGCCCGTGGGCAGAATCAAATGGCCGGGACGGAGCTTGGTCAGCGAGCTGCCGCTAATGTTCCCCGTTACTGTCAGGCTGTAGTCATAGGTGAAGTAATCCGGTCCTGCGGTCGGATGTCCGGGGCGATTGTCCGTTTCCACCCCGATGGAGCCGCCGCCGGTGCCGATACCTCCCGTCCAGCGGTTGATCCCCGTGATGCTGCGCAAGGCCCCCGTGTTGTTCAGGCCATTGCCGGTTATCGACAAGTCATTGGCCACCTGGAGGCCGTAGATGGGGCTGATGGTCACGCTAACGCCGCCGCTCGCCGAGGCCGTGATCAGCGGCTGATTGCTGCCACCCAGCGCACCGTTGAAATTGACGCGGAAGATGGAACCGACCTGCGTGACAGTCACCGAACCGCCGCCCGCCGTGATGGTGGACAAGCTGTTGAGGGCATTCTGAATGTCTGTGGCTGTGGCATTGTAGGCCAGCGGCGCGGTCGTCTGCCCCTTGAAGCTCAGGGTGAAGGTGCCAGAACTGCCGCTGATCGCAATTTCCTGCCCTTGCTGCAAGCCGGGAGCGCGTGAACCCACGACCGAGTCGAAGCCGAGATTGCGGTTGTTGTTCCGCAGGGGGGTGCCATCGATGCCGCTGTCCACTTCCATTTCCAGGGTCGCACCGCCAGCCACCCCGACGGAGCCGGTACCGAGGGCCTTGGAATCGCGGATGTTCAGCGCTCCTGCCAGCACCGTCGTGCCGCCGGTGTAAGTGTTGGCATTGTTTAGGATCACCCGGCCCGGACGCACCTTCTGGAGATTGGGCTGGCGATTCGGATCCGACAGCACGCCGGAAAGGATCAGACTCGACCCTGACTCCGCGCCAATACTGACCGCTCCACTGGCCGGCGACGGACTCCCCAATGTGATGTTGCCGCTCCAGATATTCTGGCCGGCGAGATTGCTCAGAGCACCAATCCCTCCATTCCCTCCATAGCCCGGACCGTTGAGCGTGAGCAACTGATTGTAAACCTGGAAGCCGATGTACGGATTGTTGGTGGGATGGAAGGGCTGATTGGGGTTGAGCAGAATCCCGTTGGGGTCATTGGCTCCGAGAGTACCAGTGAATTCGAGTTGCAAAGTACCAGCGGCACCGGTGATCGAGTTATAGTTGACAATGACACCGGCCTGAGGCGTGTTGTGTTGCGGCGTCCCGAACGTGGCCCCCGCTCCCAAAGACAACGGATCGCGAATCCGCAGGATGCCGTTGTTGATGATGGTTTGTCCCCGGTAGGTATTCCCGCCCACGCGAGAGAAAATGAGCGTGGCTTCCCCTTCCTTGGTCAGGTTGCGACCCGAACCGGTATCCGAGATCAAACCTGTGATGTTCAAAGAAGTGCCTGCCGCTCCGCCGAAGGTGCTGTCGCTGTCCAGGATGATTGGCCCAGCCCAGGTGTTATTGCCAGCAAGGTTGTAGAGCGCGCCGGTCCCCGTCGGGCCGTTGCCGTTGAGACGCAAGCGGGCCGGTATTGCTTGCGCTACGCTCTTGACCTGAAGCTGAGCACCCACATTGACCGTGGTTTCTCCCGCCGTAGGAGCACCAGAAATGACCGTCCCGGTTCCCAAAGCATAGTGATGGGAAACCACTACGATCCCACCGTTATTCGCCAGCACAAATGCCCCGGTATAAGCACTATTATCCCCGCTCAATTCCAGAACGCCGGCTCCGGCCTTGGTCAGCGTTTGCTGGGCGGCCAACGTCGCATTGCTATGCCCGCTCAACTGACCAGAAAGCACCAGGGTCGAACCGCTGTTGACCGTGATCGTTTGTTGGAGCGTCGAAGTAGGCGGAGTCAACCGCAGGTTCGAGGAGATCGTGATCGTCCCCAGGTTGACACCCACCGTAATGGGACCGCTGAGGGTGATCGTCGGAGTGGAGGTCTGGGCGCTGATGGTGTAGCCGCTCGCCGCAATGGTGATCGAATTGAAGGTCGGCGAACCGGTCAGGTTGTACACCGGAGCGCGATTGCTCGTCGGAGCCAGACCACTGAAGACGATGTCATCCCCCGCTTGGGGTGCTCGCCCCAGGTCCCAGTTCTGCGGCGTGCTCCATAGGCTGTTCGAGCCAGCACCCGTCCAGACAATCGTCGCCGGCGTCACGCGGTCCTCCAACCGCTCCACGTGGAGCCGCCGCTGCAACGACTCCGGACGAGACGGACCGCTCCGCCGCTGCCGGAATAACCGTGCGACCCAGTTCAACCTTCGCTTGTTGTGACTCATGGCGCTTCACCCACTATGATACCGGGAATCGTTTTCTGTAGTATGACTATTACGTTAATCTAAACTATGATTCATCCTGCTATGTTATTAACCCCACTCCCTCATCAGGGTTTCGCTATTGTACTCCCTTCATCTCCAGGGTAAGAGATTAAAAGTTTGTGAAAGCTCTGGACGGCAGACCGGATTATGACTCCCTGTCGGCATATACACACTTTGCTATTGTGTGATGGAATCATTTATGGTGATTCTATATTAGGAATTCCGTGAGATTCGACAAGCCATCACGTATTTCGGCCGATGGTGAAGTCCCAGGTGACCGTCGTCGCACTCCCCAAATAATTCCCGTCCCCATCATACACCGCCCGCACCACATGACGACCCACTGACAATCCCCGCACCAACACCAACCGCGCTACCCCACGACCATCCAACACCCCCACTCCCCGCTCCACACCATCCACAATAAACCGCACCACACCACCCGGCACACCACCGCCCGGCGCCAACGCCACCACCCGCGCCACCAACTCCAACCGACGACCCCCCACACCCGTCGAACGACTCAACTCCACACCCGTCCGACACCGCAACACCACCTGATCATACTCCCCAACACTCCCCAACACATTCCCATCCCCCAAATACTCCGCCTCGATCCGATGTACCCCCACCCCCAAACCACGTACCCGCAACACCGCCACCCCACTACCATCCAACACCGCACTCCCCAACACCACACCCGCCCCAACATCCCGAAACACCACCTGACCCGTCGCCACTCCCACCGACGGACTCAACGCCCGCACCACCGCACGCAACTCCACCTCCCCACCATACCGCGACGGATTCCCCACACCACTCACCTCCACCTCACTCCCCACCGCATTCACCTCATGCAACACCACACCACTCCATACACCCCCCGCAAAATCCACATCCCCCAAATACTCCGCCTCCAACTGATGTACACCCACCCCCAAACTCGTCACCGTCACCACCGCACGCGATACACCCGCCCCCACCCCCACCAACACCCCACGACCCACCTCCACCCCATCCGACACAAAACGCACCACCCCCGTCGGCGTCAACACCGGCGCCGAACCACCATCCACCACCTCCGCCGTCAACGCCAACGGCTCACCATACACCGTCGGACTCCCAGGACTCACCTGCAACACCACACTGCTCCCACGCGTCGCCGGAGGACGTACCTCCTGCTGCAACACCCCACTCACCGACCGTGCATACACCACACTCCCACTGTACCGCGCCACCACATCATGCACCCCTACACCCAAACCCGATACCGTCAACTCCGCACGCGACACCCCGTCCCGCACACGACGCAACACCCCATAACCCAACAAACTCCCATCCGCATAAAACGCCACCGTCCCCGTCGGCGTCAGTGCCCCATCCACCCCATCCCGTACCACCGCCACAAACGTCACCGGCACCCCAACATTCGACGGATTCATACTCGAACGCAACACCACCTGACTCAACCGATCCCCATTCGCCACCACCTCCACCCCCACCAATCCCGACACGCTCCCCCCATAACTCCCATCCCCCATATACTCCGCACGCACCCGATGCACACCCAACGGACCCCCCACATGCGACCACAACACCGCACGACCGCTCCCATCCACCACCGCAGACCCCAACACCCGATTCCGCGTCACATCCCGAAACACCACCACCCCCGTCGGCGTCCCAGCTCCCGGAGCCACCACACCCACCTCCGCCTCCAAACGCACCGCCTGCAACGCCACCGCACGACCCGGACGAACAGACAACACCGTCCGCGTGCTGGCAATGTTGACCGTTTGCGTCACGCTGGCACTGCTGGGATCATAGGTGCCATCGCCGGCATAATCCGCCGTGATGACATTCGTTCCGACAGGGAGTTGCCCCACGGTCGTCGTGAAGGTTGCCACACCGCCGCTGAGGGTCGCTGTCCCTAGTACCGTAGCACCCAAGCGGAAGGTGACCGTCCCGGTCGGTGTCGCTCCGCCGACAATACCGGGGGTGACGGTAGCCGTGAATGTCACCGGCTGGCCATAAACGCTCGGATTCGGTGAAGATGTCAGTTGGGTTGTGCTCGAGGCGCTGTTGACGGTGTGCGTCGTGGTCCCGCTGCTGGGAGCGAACGTCCCATCCCCTTGATAATCCGCTGTCAGTGTCAGCGTACCGCCCGGAAGCTGGAAGGCGGTGGTGGTGTAGGTGGCGACGCCGCTGGCGTTAAGCGTCCCTGTCCCCAAAACGGTGGAACCCAAGCGGAAGACGACGGTGCCCGTCGGCGTGCCGCTGGTCGTGGATGTCACCGTGGCGGTCAGCGTCACAGATTGACCATAGTTGGAAGGATTGGGATTCGAGATCAATGTCGTCGTTGTTCCAGTCTCACCTACATTTTGTGTGAATGTCCCACTGCTGCCTAGATAATTAACTGGGAAGCCATCTCCGTTATAGACGGCTACTATGTTATGGGTGCCTACACTCAATGTGGACACCGTGAAGGTGGCCGTGGCACTGACGCCCGCACTAGGAGTCAGGTTCGCTGTACCAAGGAGGGTCGATCCGTCATAGAAACTGACCGTTCCTTCCGGAGGCTGAGTGTTTTGCACCGGTGAACTGACAGCAGTCGTCACTGTGGCCGTGAATGTAATCGCCACTCCAAAGGCAGCTCCACTCGGATGTGAACTGGTTACTGTGGTATTTGTGGGAGCCGCATTGACAGTCACATTGATTGGCCCAGCACTGACCGGTGAGAAAGCCGATTGGCCATTGCTATTGATACCATTGTAACTGGCACTGATGCTGTAGGTGCCCACTTCCAGGGGGCCACCGAAGCCATTGGGCCAATTGGCTGCCGGGTCAAACGTCGCCGTCTTCGTGGCCGGATTGATGGGAATCGTAAAGGTGAAGGTGGTGTTGTTCGGATCGATCACGGTGAAGACGACATTGCCGCTGACATCCAGACTCGGATTTTCCGGTGTGAAGCTGGCAATGATGACACCCGGCCGTCCATAGACGGGATTGGACTCGCTCGCCGCCAGGCTCATGGACACACTGGCCAAGTCCCGCTTGAGGACCACGCGATCGGAGAAATAATTGGCGACGAACTTCTGCCCGCCGACATAGGCGATGGTCGCCGAGGTAGCCCCGGAAATCGTGGGGGAAGTCGAGGCGCCGGCAAATTGGCCGATGACGCTGCCCGTGGTCTGCACAATCGTGAATTCATCGGCAAGGGTCACGTTGGCATCCACAATCCCTGCCAAAGCCGCGCCGTTGAGATTGATGTTGCCGGTGAGTTGGAGCCGGTCGTTGGTGGGCGAGCCGGGATTGGAGAGGTGAACGAAGAAGGTATTGGAGGAGTGAAGCGTGGCGCCGCTACTGGTAAGCGTACCGATCTGCTCGGCTGGGAAGGTGGCACCGGGACTGACCACACTGCCTGGAGCCGGGGTATCAGAGGTGATGGTGCCGACAGTGCCCGTCCCGCTGACAGTACCACCAGCGAGCCGCACGTTGCCGATGGTGCCATCGACCTGAACGGTACCGCCTTCGATGCGGGTGAGCGCTTGGGTGTTGGCCGGGGTGCCCGTCGGGAAAATCAGGGTGCCGGGATCGACCTTGGTCAGGGTCAAACCAGCAGCATTGACGCCACCGTTGAGTGTCAAGGCGGTGGCACTTTCGGCCCCGATAGCGGCCTGCGAGAGCAAGCGCACCGGGCCGTTCCAGGTATTGGCTCCCGCAAGGTTCCGCAGGGCGCCATGACCGCCCACACCAGTCCCGCCGACGAGGGTCAGATGATGGCCGGTGATGGTCATCCCGGCGCTGTTCTGCAATTCCAGCATCGCACCGTTGGCCACGCGGACATCGACGCCTCCCGTGGCGACCACACTGGCCGCTGCTGTCGTGCCATTCTGCCCTAAAGCAGCCAGGGGCAACGTGGTATTGGCGAGGGTGCCGCC is a genomic window containing:
- a CDS encoding Ig-like domain-containing protein; its protein translation is MYTGSQVWTSVSSGDVGRIRFDPINPNIAYQVRNGRLFKSTDGGQNWTLLSSTPFANQFVLDPLAPNRIVFSGGSVFESLDGGSSLTDLNAPISNIRDVAIAQYQGDYAFDPAFPLVMDRGADVYDPDTIYVAGPFSLYVTKNHGLTWVNRTAGLPLAFGSIISIAVDPRSRDTVYVVTQGNVGSNGNRVFVSTDAGQNWTDITANLPNIPFWRLVIDPRDGSRYLGTDNGVWRLRAGSSTWQRFGEGMPQVQVVDLDVNQNLNTLTAATYGRGVMQITLDENAGDAGALRVLSGSSAWTGPVRLSGHTTISVGGPTPVGRGSVQPRLDIVGIVSDHSFGANHTLTKQGSGDLVLSGANTYGGLTDVQQGTLTVNNQDALGSSSVDTIVRSGAALQLKSDLEEEPVQLNGHGIPGGFNGHNTGALRNISGTNTYTGPLTVVGTVTIGVDSGTGLIIGSKTGLNGTGTIQGGTGVIKELTGTLTLSSNNSSTFSGNLTVHQGALRLEHSGAAGLGGTVAVYDGAQVQLRTPDSGPNAGVPVQVPNPLSLSGTGIFGTGALLNVAGNNAWNGPITFDARPGFSPPTTPAGAIVINVPNAGDTLTLQGPISEVAPTGLTKIGAGTLSLRNANSYSGATEVQHGVLNIQHANALGNRSGLASVQRIVTVSPGQTGSFTLTFNGQTTSPIPFGAAAGDVQTALEGLSTIGSGNIASVSRIDIPTTTASGPGPSGTAYLYTVVFGGTLANTTLPLAALGQNGTTAAASVVATGGVDVRVANGAMLELQNSAGMTITGHHLTLVGGTGVGGHGALRNLAGANTWNGPVRLLSQAAIGAESATALTLNGGVNAAGLTLTKVDPGTLIFPTGTPANTQALTRIEGGTVQVDGTIGNVRLAGGTVSGTGTVGTITSDTPAPGSVVSPGATFPAEQIGTLTSSGATLHSSNTFFVHLSNPGSPTNDRLQLTGNINLNGAALAGIVDANVTLADEFTIVQTTGSVIGQFAGASTSPTISGATSATIAYVGGQKFVANYFSDRVVLKRDLASVSMSLAASESNPVYGRPGVIIASFTPENPSLDVSGNVVFTVIDPNNTTFTFTIPINPATKTATFDPAANWPNGFGGPLEVGTYSISASYNGINSNGQSAFSPVSAGPINVTVNAAPTNTTVTSSHPSGAAFGVAITFTATVTTAVSSPVQNTQPPEGTVSFYDGSTLLGTANLTPSAGVSATATFTVSTLSVGTHNIVAVYNGDGFPVNYLGSSGTFTQNVGETGTTTTLISNPNPSNYGQSVTLTATVTSTTSGTPTGTVVFRLGSTVLGTGTLNASGVATYTTTAFQLPGGTLTLTADYQGDGTFAPSSGTTTHTVNSASSTTQLTSSPNPSVYGQPVTFTATVTPGIVGGATPTGTVTFRLGATVLGTATLSGGVATFTTTVGQLPVGTNVITADYAGDGTYDPSSASVTQTVNIASTRTVLSVRPGRAVALQAVRLEAEVGVVAPGAGTPTGVVVFRDVTRNRVLGSAVVDGSGRAVLWSHVGGPLGVHRVRAEYMGDGSYGGSVSGLVGVEVVANGDRLSQVVLRSSMNPSNVGVPVTFVAVVRDGVDGALTPTGTVAFYADGSLLGYGVLRRVRDGVSRAELTVSGLGVGVHDVVARYSGSVVYARSVSGVLQQEVRPPATRGSSVVLQVSPGSPTVYGEPLALTAEVVDGGSAPVLTPTGVVRFVSDGVEVGRGVLVGVGAGVSRAVVTVTSLGVGVHQLEAEYLGDVDFAGGVWSGVVLHEVNAVGSEVEVSGVGNPSRYGGEVELRAVVRALSPSVGVATGQVVFRDVGAGVVLGSAVLDGSGVAVLRVRGLGVGVHRIEAEYLGDGNVLGSVGEYDQVVLRCRTGVELSRSTGVGGRRLELVARVVALAPGGGVPGGVVRFIVDGVERGVGVLDGRGVARLVLVRGLSVGRHVVRAVYDGDGNYLGSATTVTWDFTIGRNT